One window from the genome of Paramisgurnus dabryanus chromosome 24, PD_genome_1.1, whole genome shotgun sequence encodes:
- the kng1 gene encoding kininogen-1, with product MVERNLLVFALVWVCCSDIYGQTDNKVPCDDKRVENVVSLALSKHNELLTEGSLLALYDIKEATKAQNESGEILFVRFTSRETDCPVGGDKVWQQCDYLQHADKVLQNCQAEVFFTKAGQQLLLHDCSADTYIVSEVAPCLGCPENIENQEDLRDPLIHSLAKANSITNHVHFFIFKDLSSATKQVVAGFRYKLQFDMEKSNCTKSEFKAVTDECHPVVEEPEFMHCNSTVDVAPWRHEVPEVHTECAPGFRRPLTRVKRPPGWSPLRTFTKPAPKDSSEESKENLNTTTPTPLNCPTKPWKEFKPIFDRTAPVNTTALTQANETVSDGVFSDQDLLS from the exons ATGGTGGAAAGAAACCTCTTGGTTTTTGCTTTAGTTTGGGTTTGCTGTTCTGACATATATGGTCAAACAGACAACAAGGTTCCATGTGATGATAAACGTGTTGAGAACGTTGTGAGTTTAGCGCTTTCCAAGCATAATGAGCTATTAACCGAAGGCTCTCTATTGGCTCTCTATGACATCAAGGAGGCAACAAAG GCACAGAATGAATCAGGTGAAATTCTGTTTGTGCGGTTTACAAGCAGAGAGACAGATTGTCCTGTAGGAGGAGACAAAGTCTGGCAACAATGCGACTACCTACAACATGCGGATAAG GTACTCCAAAACTGTCAAGCAGaagtttttttcacaaaagcaGGTCAACAGTTACTCTTGCATGACTGTTCAG CTGACACCTATATTGTTTCTGAGGTTGCACCTTGTCTAGGCTGCCCTGAAAATATCGAAAATCAAGAAGACCTGAGAGACCCACTCATTCATTCTTTGGCTAAAGCCAACAGCATTACAAATCACGTGCACTTTTTCATCTTTAAGGACTTGTCATCGGCAACAAAACAG GTGGTTGCTGGATTCAGGTATAAATTGCAGTTTGACATGGAGAAGAGTAACTGTACCAAGTCAGAATTCAAAGCTGTTACTGATGAGTGCCACCCAGTTGTAGAGGAACCG GAGTTTATGCATTGCAACTCAACTGTGGATGTAGCCCCTTGGAGACATGAGGTCCCAGAAGTGCATACTGAATGTGCACCAGGTTTCAGGAGG CCTTTGACAAGAGTTAAAAGGCCACCAGGTTGGTCCCCTTTGAGAACCTTTACAAAACCAGCACCCAAAGATTCTTCAGAAGAATCCAAGGAAAACCTTAACACGACTACACCTACACCACTGAACTGTCCCACTAAACCCTGGAAAGAGTTTAAGCCTATTTTTGACAGAACTGCTCCTGTAAACACTACAGCACTCACACAGGCAAACGAAACTGTGTCAGATGGTGTTTTCAGTGATCAAGATTTATTAAGCTAA